Proteins encoded together in one Mycobacterium sp. MS1601 window:
- a CDS encoding Rossmann-like and DUF2520 domain-containing protein, which yields MGTPNGLRPARLKVGIISSGRVGTALGVALENAEHVVVACSAISSASRLRAERRLPDTPVLPVDDVARAAELLILAVPDAELATLVRGLAATSAVTPGAIVVHTSGANGIGVLQPLTAQGCIPLAIHPSMTFTGSDEDIERLPGTCFGITAADEIGYAIAQSLVLEVGGEPFRVREDARILYHAALAHASNHLVTVIADAVEALRAAIAGQELLGQELVGEYPGGLAERVIAPLARAALDNTLQRGQAALTGPVARGDAGAVAAHLSALAEVDPELAQAYRAASLRTAQRAHAPKEVFEVLNR from the coding sequence ATGGGGACCCCCAACGGGTTGCGCCCGGCCCGACTGAAGGTGGGCATCATCTCCTCGGGCCGGGTCGGTACCGCCCTCGGTGTTGCGCTGGAGAACGCCGAGCACGTCGTCGTCGCCTGCAGCGCCATCTCGAGCGCATCGCGCCTGCGGGCCGAGCGCAGGTTGCCCGACACCCCGGTGCTACCGGTCGATGACGTCGCGCGGGCCGCCGAACTGCTGATCCTGGCGGTGCCCGATGCTGAACTGGCCACTCTGGTGCGCGGGCTGGCGGCCACCTCGGCGGTGACACCGGGAGCCATCGTGGTCCACACCTCGGGTGCCAACGGAATCGGTGTGCTGCAACCGTTGACCGCGCAGGGTTGCATACCGCTGGCGATTCATCCGTCGATGACGTTCACCGGCTCGGACGAGGACATCGAACGCCTGCCCGGCACCTGCTTCGGGATCACCGCCGCCGACGAGATCGGCTATGCGATAGCCCAGTCTCTGGTGCTCGAGGTCGGCGGTGAGCCGTTCCGGGTCCGCGAGGACGCCCGTATCCTCTACCATGCGGCGTTGGCCCATGCCAGCAACCATCTGGTGACGGTGATCGCCGATGCGGTCGAGGCCTTGCGCGCTGCCATCGCCGGACAGGAGCTGCTGGGGCAGGAGTTGGTGGGCGAGTACCCTGGCGGGCTTGCTGAACGGGTGATCGCTCCGCTGGCCCGGGCCGCACTGGACAACACTCTGCAACGAGGACAGGCCGCGCTCACCGGGCCGGTGGCCCGCGGTGACGCAGGAGCCGTAGCTGCCCATCTGAGCGCTCTCGCCGAGGTCGATCCCGAACTCGCGCAGGCTTACCGCGCGGCGTCGCTGCGCACCGCACAGCGCGCCCACGCGCCCAAGGAGGTATTCGAGGTGCTCAACAGGTGA
- a CDS encoding sugar transferase yields the protein MAVRLAHDERMTSPLMLREIAARIRLPMGSLGLAVSFVADAAAACIASAVGLYWAHSSGLPMPPVWMMSCYAPMVLVLFAARSTYRRRLHKNLVDEYIAVQMTAALAAMLLLAGMVVTGVSGDLGDTVAKVWLATAALLPVGRVSAISLKRALRRRHYLQSRTLILGNGLVASHLAQRFIDNPQYGIVPVGFVDADATPSSAAHSVCPLPAAGTPEKMAAAIRDTGAEAVVVAFSLTRDEDLVPAIRTARLAGLTVWVVPRLFDAVSKRSRLDYVGGMPVLDLCSTNPNSWQFTVKYISDRVVAAGILLAISPFFILLAAAVKLSSPGSVFYRQPRIGRDGIVFDCLKFRSMRALRDSEKAFVLRHGCAPGGVEGVDRRTGIGKWLRSTSLDELPQLLNVVKGDMSLVGPRPERPEYVELFNTQIRRYGERHRVKAGMTGWAQVHGLRGQTSIDDRAEWDNFYIENWSLALDLQILLMTLPAVLRSREKVSARA from the coding sequence ATGGCGGTGCGGTTGGCGCATGACGAGCGCATGACGTCACCGCTGATGCTTCGGGAGATCGCTGCCCGGATCCGTTTGCCGATGGGCTCGCTCGGGCTGGCCGTCAGCTTTGTCGCCGATGCGGCGGCAGCGTGTATCGCCTCCGCCGTGGGGTTGTACTGGGCGCACAGCAGCGGGCTGCCGATGCCGCCGGTGTGGATGATGTCGTGCTACGCCCCGATGGTCCTTGTCCTGTTTGCGGCGCGGTCGACCTATCGGCGTAGGTTGCACAAGAATCTGGTCGACGAGTACATAGCGGTGCAGATGACGGCCGCTCTGGCGGCGATGCTGCTGTTGGCCGGCATGGTGGTCACCGGTGTGTCCGGGGACCTGGGCGACACGGTGGCGAAGGTGTGGTTGGCCACTGCGGCACTGCTGCCGGTCGGCCGGGTCTCTGCGATCTCGCTCAAGCGAGCCTTGCGGCGGCGTCACTATCTGCAATCGCGCACCCTGATCCTGGGCAACGGGTTGGTTGCAAGTCACCTGGCCCAGCGTTTCATCGACAATCCGCAGTACGGGATTGTGCCGGTGGGCTTTGTCGATGCTGATGCGACACCATCTTCAGCGGCCCACTCGGTCTGCCCGCTTCCGGCGGCGGGCACCCCGGAGAAGATGGCAGCGGCGATCCGAGACACCGGAGCCGAGGCGGTGGTTGTCGCGTTCTCGCTGACCAGAGATGAAGATCTGGTACCCGCCATCAGGACCGCGCGGCTGGCGGGATTGACCGTCTGGGTGGTGCCGCGGTTGTTCGATGCGGTCAGCAAGCGGTCCCGCTTGGACTACGTGGGCGGGATGCCGGTGCTCGATCTGTGCAGCACCAACCCCAACAGCTGGCAGTTCACCGTCAAGTACATCTCGGATCGAGTCGTGGCTGCCGGCATCCTGTTGGCCATTTCCCCGTTCTTCATCCTGCTCGCGGCTGCCGTCAAGCTCTCGTCACCGGGTTCGGTGTTCTATCGCCAACCAAGGATCGGGCGAGATGGAATCGTGTTCGATTGCCTGAAGTTCCGCTCGATGCGAGCGCTGCGCGATTCCGAGAAGGCTTTCGTGTTGCGTCACGGTTGCGCTCCGGGCGGGGTGGAGGGCGTCGATCGGCGCACCGGAATCGGAAAGTGGCTCCGCAGTACCTCCTTGGACGAGCTCCCGCAACTTCTCAATGTCGTCAAGGGCGACATGAGTCTGGTCGGACCCCGCCCGGAACGCCCCGAGTACGTGGAACTTTTCAACACCCAGATCCGGCGTTATGGGGAGCGGCATCGGGTCAAGGCGGGGATGACCGGCTGGGCGCAGGTGCACGGCCTGCGCGGGCAGACCTCCATCGACGACCGCGCCGAGTGGGACAACTTTTACATCGAAAACTGGTCACTGGCACTGGATCTGCAGATTCTGCTGATGACGTTGCCCGCTGTTCTGCGTTCGCGGGAAAAAGTGTCGGCGCGGGCTTGA
- the folE gene encoding GTP cyclohydrolase I FolE, giving the protein MAASAPQPNSHAATYSRPEFDQARAEAAVRELLYAIGEDPDRQGLVDTPARVARAYQEMFAGLYTNPDDVLNTTFDEQHDELVLVKDIPMYSTCEHHLVAFHGVAHVGYIPGVDGRVTGLSKLARVVDLYAKRPQVQERLTGQVADAMMRKLDPRGVIVVMEAEHLCMAMRGIRKPGAVTTTSAVRGQFKTDKASRAEALDLILRK; this is encoded by the coding sequence CTGGCGGCGTCGGCGCCGCAGCCCAACTCCCACGCGGCGACGTACAGTCGCCCGGAGTTCGACCAAGCGCGCGCGGAGGCGGCGGTGCGGGAACTGCTGTACGCCATCGGCGAGGACCCGGACCGGCAAGGTCTGGTGGACACCCCGGCGCGGGTGGCTCGGGCATACCAGGAGATGTTCGCCGGGCTGTACACCAATCCCGACGACGTACTCAACACCACGTTCGACGAGCAACATGACGAGCTGGTGCTGGTCAAGGACATCCCGATGTACTCGACGTGTGAGCACCACCTGGTGGCTTTCCACGGGGTGGCCCATGTCGGCTACATCCCCGGGGTCGACGGCAGGGTGACGGGACTGTCCAAACTGGCCCGCGTGGTCGACCTCTACGCCAAGCGGCCGCAAGTCCAGGAACGGCTGACCGGCCAGGTGGCTGATGCGATGATGCGCAAACTGGACCCGCGTGGTGTCATCGTCGTGATGGAGGCCGAGCACCTCTGTATGGCGATGCGCGGTATCCGCAAGCCGGGTGCTGTCACCACCACCTCGGCTGTTCGCGGACAGTTCAAGACGGACAAGGCATCTCGGGCCGAGGCGCTGGATCTCATCCTGCGAAAGTGA
- the ftsH gene encoding ATP-dependent zinc metalloprotease FtsH yields the protein MNRKTLIRTLTVIAVVLLLGWSFFYFSDDTRGYKPVDTSVALAQISDNNVNSAQIDDREQQIRLDLKEGNGDTENSTQVISKYPTGYGVTLFNDLSDKNVKINTVVNQGSVLGSLLIYMLPLLLLVGLFIMFSRMQSGGRMGFGFGKSKAKQLTKDMPKTTFADVAGADEAVEELYEIKDFLQNPSRYQALGAKIPKGVLLYGPPGTGKTLLARAVAGEAGVPFFTISGSDFVEMFVGVGASRVRDLFEQAKQNNPCIIFVDEIDAVGRQRGAGLGGGHDEREQTLNQLLVEMDGFGDRQGVILIAATNRPDILDPALLRPGRFDRQIPVTAPDLAGRRAVLKVHSQGKPIAEDADLEGLAKRTVGMSGADLSNVINEAALLTARENGTIISGAALEEAVDRVIGGPRRKSRIISEEEKKITAYHEGGHTLAAWAMPDIEPIYKVTILARGRTGGHAVSVPEDDKGLMTRSEMIARLVFAMGGRAAEELIFREPTTGASSDIQQATRIARAMVTEYGMSAKLGAVKYGTEHGDPFLGRSMGTQADYSHEVAREIDEEVRKLIEAAHTEAWEVLSENRDVLDVLAGELLEKETLHRAELEVILSAVKKRPRITAFDDFGGRVPSDKPPIKTPGELAIERGEEWPKPLPEPAFKQAIREAERKNNGSNGSNGAPNGSNGAPGAKQPDYGAPAGWHAPGWPPRGQQPPPQPPQGPWYPPSGQQPAPPSGGWGPPSGGYPGQHSGGYQGQGGYPGQQQPYPYQPYPPQYGQPGPEGGERPDSRGEDAGRHNRPDHG from the coding sequence ATGAACCGTAAAACCCTGATCCGCACGCTCACGGTGATCGCCGTGGTGCTGTTGCTCGGATGGTCGTTCTTCTATTTTTCCGACGACACTCGCGGCTACAAGCCCGTCGACACGTCCGTCGCACTCGCCCAGATCAGCGACAACAACGTCAACAGCGCGCAGATCGACGACCGCGAGCAGCAGATCCGCCTCGACCTCAAAGAGGGCAACGGCGACACCGAGAACTCCACCCAGGTGATCTCGAAGTACCCCACCGGGTACGGCGTCACGTTGTTCAACGACCTCAGCGACAAGAACGTCAAGATCAACACGGTGGTGAACCAGGGCAGCGTCCTCGGTTCGCTGTTGATCTACATGCTTCCGCTGCTGCTGCTCGTCGGCCTGTTCATCATGTTCTCCCGCATGCAGTCCGGCGGCCGGATGGGCTTCGGCTTCGGCAAGTCCAAGGCCAAGCAGCTCACCAAGGACATGCCCAAGACCACGTTCGCCGACGTCGCGGGCGCCGACGAGGCTGTCGAAGAGCTCTACGAGATCAAGGACTTCCTGCAGAACCCGTCGCGCTACCAGGCTCTGGGCGCCAAGATCCCCAAGGGCGTGCTGCTCTACGGCCCGCCGGGAACCGGCAAGACGCTGTTGGCCCGTGCGGTCGCAGGCGAGGCGGGTGTGCCGTTCTTCACCATCTCCGGCTCGGACTTCGTGGAGATGTTCGTCGGTGTCGGCGCCTCCCGCGTGCGTGATCTCTTCGAGCAGGCCAAGCAGAACAACCCCTGCATCATCTTCGTCGACGAGATCGACGCCGTGGGCCGCCAACGTGGCGCCGGCCTGGGTGGCGGGCACGACGAGCGTGAGCAGACGCTCAACCAGCTGCTGGTCGAGATGGACGGCTTCGGCGACCGCCAGGGCGTCATCCTGATCGCGGCCACCAACCGTCCCGACATCCTGGACCCGGCCCTGCTGCGGCCCGGCCGCTTCGACCGCCAGATCCCGGTCACCGCGCCCGACCTGGCCGGCAGGCGCGCAGTGCTGAAGGTGCACTCGCAGGGCAAGCCGATCGCCGAGGACGCCGACCTCGAGGGTCTGGCCAAGCGCACCGTGGGTATGTCGGGTGCCGACCTGTCCAACGTCATCAACGAGGCGGCCCTGCTGACCGCCCGCGAGAACGGCACCATCATCTCCGGCGCGGCGCTCGAAGAGGCCGTCGACCGCGTGATCGGCGGGCCCCGCCGCAAGAGCCGGATCATCAGCGAGGAAGAGAAGAAGATCACCGCCTACCACGAGGGTGGGCACACCCTCGCGGCGTGGGCGATGCCGGACATCGAGCCCATCTACAAGGTCACCATCCTGGCGCGCGGCCGTACCGGCGGCCACGCCGTCTCGGTGCCCGAGGACGACAAGGGCCTGATGACCCGCTCGGAGATGATCGCCCGGCTGGTGTTCGCCATGGGCGGGCGCGCGGCCGAGGAACTGATCTTCCGCGAGCCCACCACCGGTGCGTCGTCGGACATCCAGCAGGCCACCCGTATCGCCCGCGCCATGGTCACCGAGTACGGCATGAGCGCCAAGCTGGGCGCGGTCAAGTACGGCACCGAACACGGTGACCCGTTCCTGGGCCGTTCCATGGGCACGCAGGCCGACTACAGCCACGAAGTGGCCCGCGAGATCGACGAAGAGGTGCGCAAGCTCATCGAAGCCGCGCACACCGAGGCCTGGGAGGTGCTCAGCGAGAACCGCGACGTCCTCGACGTACTGGCCGGCGAGCTGCTGGAGAAGGAGACGCTGCATCGCGCCGAACTCGAGGTCATCCTCAGCGCGGTGAAGAAGCGTCCCCGCATCACCGCGTTCGACGACTTCGGCGGCCGGGTGCCGTCCGACAAGCCGCCCATCAAGACTCCGGGCGAGCTGGCGATCGAGCGTGGCGAGGAGTGGCCCAAGCCGCTGCCCGAGCCGGCGTTCAAGCAGGCGATCCGCGAGGCCGAACGCAAGAACAACGGCTCCAACGGATCCAACGGCGCACCCAACGGTTCCAACGGTGCTCCCGGCGCAAAGCAGCCGGACTACGGCGCTCCCGCCGGTTGGCACGCGCCGGGTTGGCCGCCTCGCGGCCAGCAACCGCCGCCGCAGCCGCCGCAGGGCCCGTGGTATCCGCCGTCCGGTCAGCAGCCCGCTCCGCCGTCAGGTGGCTGGGGTCCGCCGTCGGGTGGCTACCCGGGACAGCATTCCGGCGGCTACCAAGGCCAGGGTGGATATCCGGGGCAGCAACAGCCCTACCCGTACCAGCCCTACCCCCCGCAGTATGGTCAGCCTGGACCGGAGGGCGGCGAACGGCCGGACTCCCGGGGCGAGGATGCGGGTCGACACAACCGACCCGACCACGGCTGA
- the folB gene encoding dihydroneopterin aldolase, with protein MADRIELRGLTVRGNHGVFDHERRDGQEFVVDITLWIDLAAAAASDQLEDTYDYGVLAARAAAIVGGEPRNLIETVSAAIAEDVMTDERVHAVEVVVHKPKAPIPLDFADVAVVARRSRRGNRA; from the coding sequence ATGGCTGACCGAATCGAGCTGCGCGGGTTGACTGTTCGCGGCAATCACGGTGTGTTCGACCACGAGCGGCGCGACGGTCAGGAGTTCGTGGTCGACATCACGCTGTGGATCGACCTTGCCGCCGCAGCGGCCTCCGACCAGCTCGAGGACACCTACGACTACGGGGTGCTGGCCGCGCGGGCCGCCGCGATCGTGGGCGGCGAGCCCAGGAACCTGATCGAGACCGTGTCGGCCGCGATCGCCGAGGACGTGATGACCGACGAGCGGGTGCACGCCGTCGAGGTGGTGGTGCACAAACCGAAGGCGCCGATCCCGCTGGACTTCGCCGATGTCGCGGTGGTGGCCCGCAGGTCGCGTCGGGGTAATCGCGCATGA
- the folP gene encoding dihydropteroate synthase: MGIVNVTEDSFSDGGRYLSPDAAVRHGLGLVADGAAIIDVGGESTRPGHQRVEPEIEKARVLPVVERLAAQGVTVSIDTMHADVAAAALEHGAAIVNDVSGGRADAAMAGVVASAGVPWILMHWRPVSAQDPHTVPDYGDVVTDVRDALLRTVDDAVAAGVDPANLVIDPGLGFAKTAQHNWQLLKALPKFVETGFPVLIGASRKRFLGALLAGADGVRPPDGRETATAVISALAATHGAWGVRVHNVRASVDALAVADAWNSGGASHG; this comes from the coding sequence ATGGGCATCGTCAACGTCACCGAGGATTCGTTCTCCGACGGTGGGCGCTACCTTTCGCCTGATGCAGCTGTGCGGCACGGTTTGGGCTTGGTGGCCGACGGAGCCGCCATCATCGACGTGGGTGGTGAGTCCACCCGTCCCGGCCACCAACGTGTCGAGCCCGAAATCGAAAAGGCGCGGGTGCTGCCCGTCGTCGAAAGGCTTGCCGCCCAAGGGGTCACCGTCAGCATCGACACCATGCACGCCGATGTGGCAGCAGCGGCCCTCGAACACGGCGCCGCCATCGTCAACGACGTGTCCGGTGGCCGCGCCGACGCGGCGATGGCCGGAGTGGTGGCATCAGCGGGAGTGCCCTGGATCCTGATGCACTGGCGGCCGGTCTCGGCGCAGGATCCGCACACCGTGCCGGACTATGGGGATGTGGTGACCGACGTGCGCGACGCATTACTGCGCACCGTCGACGACGCGGTGGCCGCCGGTGTGGACCCCGCCAATTTGGTGATCGACCCTGGTCTCGGGTTTGCCAAGACGGCACAACACAATTGGCAGCTGCTCAAGGCGCTGCCGAAGTTCGTCGAAACCGGGTTCCCCGTCCTGATCGGGGCGTCGAGAAAACGCTTCCTCGGCGCCCTGCTGGCCGGCGCCGACGGTGTCCGTCCGCCGGATGGCCGCGAGACCGCCACCGCGGTGATCTCCGCGTTGGCGGCCACCCATGGAGCCTGGGGAGTGCGGGTGCACAATGTGCGCGCCTCGGTGGACGCGCTCGCCGTCGCGGACGCCTGGAACTCCGGAGGTGCGAGTCATGGCTGA
- a CDS encoding DUF6779 domain-containing protein, translating into MTVLSRGARARRGGRRPGWALLTVLLILAIGASCALVFTSRVELLRLAVLLALWAAVVAAFVSVIYRRQSDSDQAKVRDLKHVYDLQLDREISARREYELSVETHLRRELSAELRAQQADEVAALRAELAALRTNLEILFDTDLAHRPALETDRSRPSKPGRVASSRITSVREERDEHRYPEPAESPIIDVPEEPLIQQPRRPEDGYRGSHRRPSEETGWIPPVRPGPPPPQAAPAPRPKPKPVQPQPKTQERPPARPTPAASSPTAAPRPAPPPPPQQAPRPAPASSQPSPSPEPSVTPQPSVAPQPSPEPERRGRHSGSGGDAVGPEIPRGRHSAPPAPDSAEPASSASPPPADESDQPSRHRGPDSGDSDSGQSVADLLARLQAGTTGSGGRRRRRED; encoded by the coding sequence ATGACCGTTCTGTCCCGCGGCGCCCGGGCTCGGCGCGGCGGCCGCAGGCCGGGCTGGGCATTGCTGACGGTGTTGCTGATCCTGGCCATCGGTGCCAGCTGCGCGCTGGTGTTCACCAGCCGCGTCGAACTGCTGCGGCTGGCTGTGCTCCTCGCGTTGTGGGCGGCGGTCGTGGCCGCTTTCGTCTCGGTGATCTACCGCAGGCAGAGCGACAGCGACCAGGCCAAGGTGCGCGACCTCAAGCATGTCTACGACCTGCAGTTGGATCGTGAGATCTCGGCCCGCCGCGAGTACGAGCTGAGTGTGGAAACGCACCTGCGCCGTGAACTGTCGGCCGAGCTGCGCGCTCAGCAAGCCGACGAGGTGGCCGCGTTGCGTGCTGAATTGGCAGCGCTGAGAACCAATCTGGAAATTCTGTTCGACACAGACCTGGCGCACCGACCGGCACTCGAGACCGATCGCAGCCGACCGTCCAAGCCCGGTAGGGTCGCCAGCAGCCGGATCACCTCGGTCCGCGAGGAACGAGACGAACACCGGTACCCCGAACCCGCGGAGAGCCCGATCATCGATGTCCCCGAAGAGCCTCTGATCCAGCAGCCGCGTAGGCCCGAGGATGGCTACCGCGGTTCCCACCGGCGTCCCAGCGAGGAGACGGGTTGGATCCCGCCGGTGCGGCCGGGGCCGCCGCCCCCGCAGGCCGCCCCCGCGCCGAGACCCAAACCGAAGCCGGTCCAGCCTCAGCCCAAGACCCAGGAGCGTCCGCCGGCTCGCCCCACGCCGGCTGCGTCTTCGCCCACCGCGGCCCCGAGGCCCGCCCCGCCGCCACCTCCGCAGCAGGCTCCGCGACCGGCGCCAGCGTCCTCGCAGCCCTCGCCGTCCCCAGAGCCCTCGGTCACCCCGCAACCCTCGGTGGCCCCGCAGCCGTCACCCGAGCCGGAGCGGCGCGGACGGCACTCCGGTAGTGGTGGTGACGCGGTCGGTCCGGAGATTCCGCGCGGCCGACATTCGGCACCACCGGCCCCGGACAGCGCGGAGCCGGCGTCGTCTGCCTCGCCACCACCTGCAGACGAGTCGGATCAGCCGTCGCGGCATCGCGGCCCGGATTCCGGTGATTCCGACAGTGGACAGTCGGTGGCAGATCTCCTGGCCAGGCTGCAGGCCGGCACCACAGGTAGTGGTGGCCGCCGGCGCAGGCGTGAGGACTGA
- a CDS encoding LLM class flavin-dependent oxidoreductase: protein MNRPLNFGAFITPFHPVGQSPTVALDYDLERVVALDRLGFDEAWFGEHHSGGYELISCPEVFIATAAERTRHIRLGTGVVSLPYHHPLMVADRWVLLDHLTRGRVMFGTGPGALPSDAYMMGIDPVRQRPMMRESLEAILALFRAAPGERIDRQTDWFTLREAALQVRPYTWPYPEISTAAMVSPSGPRLAGALGTSLLSLSMSVPGGFAALEDAWQIVTDQAEKAGRAQPDRANWRVLGIVHLADSRDQAIDDCTYGLQDFAKYFGAAGFVPLSNTVDGTPPNPRQFVADYAAKGNCCIGTPDDAIAYISGLLEQSGGFGTFLMLGHDWADPRATLHSYDLFARKVIPYFKGQLAAPQDSHDWASGKRRALLGRAGEAVVNAIEEHTQESQR from the coding sequence GTGAACCGTCCGCTGAACTTCGGCGCCTTCATCACGCCCTTCCATCCGGTGGGACAGTCCCCCACCGTTGCGCTGGACTACGACCTGGAGCGGGTGGTGGCACTGGACCGGCTCGGATTCGACGAGGCCTGGTTCGGGGAGCACCATTCCGGCGGCTATGAGCTGATCTCCTGCCCCGAGGTGTTCATCGCCACGGCCGCGGAGCGCACCAGGCACATCCGCCTGGGCACCGGTGTGGTGTCACTGCCATACCACCATCCGCTCATGGTCGCCGACCGCTGGGTGCTGCTGGACCACCTGACCCGGGGCCGGGTGATGTTCGGGACCGGACCGGGCGCGCTGCCGTCGGACGCTTACATGATGGGCATCGACCCGGTGCGGCAGCGACCTATGATGCGCGAATCGCTCGAGGCCATCCTCGCGCTGTTCCGCGCAGCCCCCGGCGAGCGGATCGACCGGCAGACCGACTGGTTCACGTTGCGCGAGGCTGCTTTGCAGGTGCGGCCGTACACCTGGCCCTACCCGGAGATCTCGACCGCGGCCATGGTGTCGCCGTCGGGGCCGAGGCTCGCCGGGGCGCTGGGCACCTCACTGTTGTCGTTGTCGATGTCGGTGCCGGGTGGGTTCGCCGCGCTGGAGGATGCCTGGCAGATCGTCACCGATCAGGCCGAGAAGGCCGGGCGCGCGCAACCCGACCGGGCGAACTGGCGGGTGCTGGGCATCGTGCACCTGGCCGACAGCCGTGACCAGGCGATCGACGACTGCACATATGGCCTGCAGGATTTCGCGAAGTACTTCGGGGCCGCGGGCTTCGTGCCGCTGTCGAACACGGTGGACGGCACACCGCCGAATCCGCGGCAATTCGTCGCCGACTACGCCGCCAAGGGCAACTGCTGCATCGGCACGCCGGACGACGCCATCGCCTACATCTCGGGTCTGTTGGAACAGTCGGGGGGATTCGGCACATTTTTGATGTTGGGTCATGACTGGGCGGACCCGAGGGCCACCCTGCATTCCTACGACCTCTTCGCGCGCAAGGTGATCCCGTACTTCAAGGGCCAGTTGGCAGCACCTCAGGACTCCCACGACTGGGCCAGCGGCAAGCGCAGGGCACTGCTGGGCCGGGCGGGTGAGGCGGTGGTCAACGCCATCGAGGAACACACCCAGGAGAGCCAGCGGTGA
- a CDS encoding DUF3180 domain-containing protein, producing the protein MGPTRKRDLAGAVVAAAVIGYLLVLMSYRYFPPLTVWTGLSLAAVGVAEAVWGWHLRAKINNGEIGVGGGRVHPLAVARSVVIAKASAWMGAVVLGWWIAVLAYLIPRRTSVRVAGEDTAGAVVAAVCALVLIGAALWLQHCCKSPPDTSDGPEGATE; encoded by the coding sequence ATGGGACCCACCCGCAAACGTGATCTCGCAGGCGCGGTGGTGGCCGCGGCCGTCATCGGCTACCTCCTGGTGCTGATGTCCTACCGGTACTTCCCTCCGCTGACGGTGTGGACCGGACTGTCCCTGGCGGCGGTGGGTGTCGCCGAGGCGGTCTGGGGCTGGCACCTACGAGCCAAGATCAACAACGGGGAGATCGGAGTCGGCGGCGGCCGGGTGCACCCACTGGCGGTGGCGCGCAGCGTGGTGATCGCCAAGGCGTCGGCATGGATGGGTGCAGTGGTGCTCGGGTGGTGGATTGCGGTGCTGGCTTACCTGATTCCGCGTCGCACGAGTGTCCGCGTCGCCGGGGAGGACACCGCCGGTGCGGTGGTGGCCGCGGTGTGCGCGCTGGTGCTGATCGGCGCGGCACTGTGGTTGCAGCATTGCTGCAAGTCGCCGCCGGACACGTCTGACGGTCCCGAGGGCGCTACCGAGTAG
- the folK gene encoding 2-amino-4-hydroxy-6-hydroxymethyldihydropteridine diphosphokinase: protein MSTVVLSIGSNLGDRLARLQSVVDALGDRLRAVSPVYETDPWGGVDQGAFLNAVVTAEDPGLDGHGWLDFAQTLEAAAERIRGQKWGPRTLDVDLVACHDQAGEQICRDDGLTLPHPLAHLRAFVLIPWLAVDPDATLTVTDTVVPVSQLLSELPADDRDGVRLTPLVLGVAD, encoded by the coding sequence ATGAGCACAGTGGTCCTGTCCATCGGTTCCAATCTCGGTGACCGGCTGGCTCGTCTGCAGTCCGTGGTGGACGCGCTCGGTGACCGGTTGCGGGCCGTGTCGCCGGTGTACGAGACCGACCCGTGGGGTGGAGTTGACCAAGGTGCGTTCCTGAATGCCGTGGTGACCGCCGAGGACCCCGGTCTCGACGGTCACGGTTGGCTCGACTTCGCCCAGACACTCGAGGCTGCTGCCGAACGGATCCGCGGGCAGAAGTGGGGACCGCGCACCCTGGATGTCGATCTGGTGGCCTGCCATGACCAGGCCGGTGAGCAGATCTGCCGGGACGACGGACTGACTTTGCCCCATCCGCTGGCCCACCTGCGTGCGTTCGTGCTGATCCCGTGGCTGGCGGTGGACCCGGACGCGACGTTGACGGTCACCGACACCGTGGTGCCGGTGTCGCAGCTGCTGTCCGAGCTGCCTGCCGACGACCGTGACGGCGTGCGGTTGACGCCCCTGGTGCTCGGTGTCGCCGACTGA